In the Colletotrichum lupini chromosome 1, complete sequence genome, one interval contains:
- a CDS encoding CSL zinc finger, protein MSDDNISIYDEIEIEDMTFDEDMQIYHYPCPCGDKFQIALADLRDEEDIAVCPSCSLMIRVIFDKDDLPEDPEDEAEPAVEEVSAQIPVQRRNYERGISTPRERYIQAPEADPHSLRINTTADCHLRAKDLHGRKPPRLDKYSSRPRITRLGCVTRRTKDSALLLATISISREWRRLHCAAEVTVEANIFLNERCHRGLFLGQKWDTGHRAAPLLDEHALMVSHLKVLARQTEGHGGRYGSGGSSIRTALQRSAGPRRGEGWIIVYHDGKSFKVLSLHCLSGSRIHMSEYTEGTLHIPLQIHSRHQPAGALSGVRSKLAGWWSG, encoded by the exons ATGTCCGACGACAACATTTCCATCTACGACGAGATAGAGATCGAAGACATGACCTTTGACGAGGACATGCAGATCTACCACTATCCGTGCCCCTGCGGCGACAAGTTCCAAATCGCCCTGGCCGACTTGCGCGACGAAGAGGACATTGCCGTGTGTCCCAGCTGCAGTCTCATGATTCGCGTCATCTTTGATAAG GACGACCTCCCTGAGGACCCCGAAGATGAAGCTGAACCTGCCGTCGAGGAGGTATCCGCTCAGATTCCC GTCCAGCGCAGAAACTACGAGCGCGGAATAAGCACACCACGTGAGCGGTATATACAAGCGCCCGAAGCTGATCCTCATTCATTGCGCATCAACACAACAGCAGATTGCCACTTGCGGGCTAAGGACCTGCACGGGAGGAAGCCTCCACGGTTGGACAAATACTCTAGCCGCCCGCGTATCACAAGACTTGGTTGCGTGACACGGCGCACGAAGGATTCTGCTCTCCTTCTTGCTACTATTTCCATTTCGCGGGAATGGAGGAGATTACATTGTGCCGCAGAGGTAACAGTGGAGGCAAACATTTTTCTTAATGAAAGATGCCACCGGGGCCTGTTCTTAGGACAAAAGTGGGACACTGGGCATCGTGCGGCGCCGCTGTTGGATGAACATGCGCTGATGGTATCGCACTTGAAAGTATTGGCTAGGCAGACCGAGGGACACGGCGGCCGCTACGGAAGTGGTGGGAGTTCAATACGAACGGCGCTACAGAGAAGCGCAGGGCCAAGAAGAGGGGAGGGATGGATCATCGTATACCATGATGGCAAATCTTTCAAGGTTCTCAGCTTACATTGTCTGTCCGGCTCCCGAATACACATGAGTGAATACACGGAAGGAACACTTCATATACCCCTCCAAATTCATTCCCGTCACCAGCCAGCAGGCGCCCTCTCGGGGGTCAGGTCAAAACTGGCTGGGTGGTGGAGTGGTTGA
- a CDS encoding ABC transporter transmembrane region 2 — protein MAAQSKVSLIGLPSNRTVRNLALQLTQLYLQNRTRISRAVWITLFVALANRIRRAISDQKAASAREAAARESRATVAAPSDEDMTKKRKKVELNREFFRSLLRLLKIVIPGWRSKEARLLISHSFFLVVRTLISLKVAAMDGAIVKSLVKGNGREFLMRIVWWMLIAIPATFTNSMLSYHQAELSLKYRTRLTQHIHDKYLSKLTFYGISALDDRINNPDQLIAVDVAKFSNSLAELFSNLAKPVLDMTIYTHSLSRSVGGEGVVSMALLVQLSANVMRALTPPFGKYVADEARLEGEFRFQHSRLIDHAEEVALYSGHEAEKDTLDKGYFTLIKHVNYILRRRFYHGFMEDFVIKYFWGALGLLLCSVPVFVKMPGHIAMNMGDRTESFVTNRRMLLSASDAFGRIMFSYREIMELAGYTSRVDSLLEVMNDIRAGRFEKKLVSSSGTENNEAVLKGRGTVVESKDIQFINVPIISPNGDVLIKALSFSLKQGDHLLVVGPNGCGKSSLFRILGGLWPVYGGTVHKPPFSDIFYIPQRPYLSRGSLRQQITYPDSLRQMRAKSVTDADLLSILSLLGLEHLPELYPEGWDAEAEWRDVLSGGLQQRVAMARLFYHRPRYAILDECTSSVTLETEKVMYDNAKALGITLMTVSHRRSLWKYHSRILQFDGQGNFVFTKLDADRRLKLEDEKEDLEVLLRQVPEIERRIAELTAA, from the exons ATGGCCGCCCAATCCAAAGTCTCCCTCATCGGGCTCCCCTCAAACCGCACAGTCCGCAACCTCGCCCTCCAGCTCACCCAGCTCTACCTCCAAAACCGCACGCGCATCTCCCGCGCCGTCTGGATCACCCTCTTCGTCGCCCTCGCGAACCGCATCCGCCGCGCCATCTCGGACCAGAAGGCCGCTTCCGCGCGCGAGGCCGCCGCCCGCGAGTCCCGCGCCACCGTCGCCGCCCCCTCGGACGAGGACATGACCAAGAAGCGCAAAAAGGTCGAGCTCAACCGCGAGTTCTTCCGGTCCCTGCTGCGCCTGCTCAAGATTGTTATACCTGGATGGCGGAGCAAGGAGGCTAGGCTGCTCATCAGCCATTCCTTCTTCCTTGTTGTCAGGACGTTGATCAGCCTTAAGGTCGCGGCCATGGACGGCGCTATTGTCAAGAGTTTGGTCAAGGGTAACGGGCGAGAATTTTTGATGCGCATCGTATGGTGGATGTTGATTGCTATCCCTGCGACATTTACAAACTCAATG TTGTCCTACCACCAAGCGGAGCTGTCGCTCAAGTACCGGACACGGTTGACGCAGCATATTCACGACAAATACCTCTCCAAGCTCACCTTTTACGGCATCTCTGCCCTTGACGATCGGATAAACAACCCCGACCAGCTCATTGCAGTCGATGTTGCCAAATTCTCAAACAGCTTGGCCGAACTCTTTAGCAACCTCGCAAAACCCGTCCTGGACATG ACAATCTACACACACTCGCTCTCACGTAGCGTAGGCGGCGAAGGCGTTGTCTCAATGGCCCTCCTCGTCCAACTCTCCGCAAACGTAATGCGCGCCCTCACCCCGCCCTTTGGCAAGTACGTCGCCGACGAGGCCCGTCTCGAGGGTGAGTTCCGCTTTCAGCATTCGCGCCTCATCGACCACGCCGAAGAGGTCGCCCTCTACTCGGGCCACGAGGCCGAAAAGGACACCCTCGACAAGGGCTACTTCACCCTTATCAAGCACGTAAACTACATCCTCCGACGCCGCTTCTACCACGGCTTCATGGAGGACTTCGTCATCAAATACTTCTGGGGCGCTCTCGGCCTGCTGCTCTGCTCCGTGCCGGTCTTCGTCAAGATGCCAGGTCACATCGCCATGAATATGGGTGATCGCACCGAAAGCTTCGTCACCAACCGCCGCATGCTACTGTCGGCCTCTGACGCGTTTGGTCGCATCATGTTCTCCTACCGCGAGATCATGGAGCTGGCAGGTTACACCTCCCGCGTCGACTCCCTTCTCGAGGTCATGAACGACATCCGCGCCGGCCGCTTCGAGAAGAAGCTCGTCTCCAGCTCGGGCACCGAGAACAACGAGGCCGTCCTCAAGGGCCGCGGCACCGTCGTCGAAAGCAAGGATATTCAATTCATCAACGT CCCTATCATCTCCCCCAACGGTGACGTCCTCATCAAAGCCCTCTCTTTCTCCCTAAAACAAGGCGATCATCTCCTCGTAGTCGGCCCCAACGGCTGCGGCAAATCCTCCCTCTTCCGCATCCTCGGCGGTCTCTGGCCAGTCTACGGCGGCACCGTCCATAAGCCCCCCTTCTCCGACATCTTCTACATCCCGCAACGCCCCTACCTCTCCCGCGGCTCCCTCCGCCAACAGATCACCTACCCAGACTCCCTCCGCCAGATGCGCGCCAAATCCGTCACCGACGCAGACCTCCTCTCCATCCTCTCCCTCCTCGGCCTCGAGCACCTCCCGGAACTCTACCCAGAGGGCTGGGACGCCGAGGCCGAGTGGCGCGACGTCCTCTCGGGCGGCCTGCAGCAGCGCGTCGCTATGGCGCGGTTATTCTACCACCGGCCCCGCTACGCCATCCTCGACGAGTGCACCTCCAGCGTCACCCTCGAGACGGAAAAGGTCATGTACGATAACGCAAAGGCGCTGGGTATCACCCTCATGACCGTCAGCCATCGCCGCAGTCTGTGGAAGTACCACAGCCGCATCCTCCAGTTTGACGGACAGGGCAACTTTGTCTTCACCAAGCTCGACGCCGATCGCCGGCTGAAGCTCGAAGATGAGAAGGAGGACCTGGAGGTCTTGCTGCGGCAGGTGCCTGAGATTGAGAGGCGTATTGCCGAGTTGACGGCCGCTTAG
- a CDS encoding leucyl-tRNA synthetase, producing the protein MYKADLEVSSPATISKEHQRQRDIERDSQFPAQESPSNHIIRIGPGIGLAYLPSPTIPDRIEREPAIMANEAAKALEALQVSKTKELKGTEKRDFLISLEKKYQRKWSEDKIFEVDAPSTKEVPLHSITAAELREQQPKWMGCMAFPYMNGRLHAGHLFSVSKVEFAAGVARMQGKRALFPMGWHATGMPIKAVADKLKNEVAWFGRDFEGYKEEEVVVDEKPTDAKEAREDITKFSTKKSKANAKTIKAKYQFQIMEAMGIPRQEIHLFADASYWLDFFPPLAQEDLTSLGFRIDWRRSFITTEANPYFDAFVRWQMIRLKELNKIKFGKRYTIYSIKDGQPCMDHDRAEGEGVGPQEYTGLKMKVLEWAPKAEEALKSQLPADANVFLIPATLRPETMYGQNAVFVSPKITYGVFKATEKDYYVMTERAARNMAYQGLFLAEGVVDETAKIDGSALIGTRVNAPFSVHKDGVRVLPMESILPTKGTGVVTSVPSDSPADWVMTMDLRKKAAYYGIEQGWAELEIISIIDTPSGDMIAKTLVEQLKIASPKDTVQLDKAKETAYSEGFYKGTMNIGEFKGESVESAKPKVRQSLIDQGLAFVYSEPERKVVSRSADDCIVSLMDQWYLDYGEESWKKTALDWVENTDGKGLNTFSPETKNAFQGVLNWLNQWACARSYGLGSKLPWDPQFLVESLSDSTIYMAYYTIAPYLHKDIFGREQGTGAIAPEQMKDEVWDYVFCRRELDDKLLAECKIPKETLESMRRSFEYFYPLDLRSSGKDLIGNHLTFFLYIHLAIFSPEYWPKGIRTNGHLMLNGEKMSKSTGNFMTLQDVARKFGADAARIGLADAGDTNGDSNFEEDVANQAILRLHTLREWCDDVVKNKSELRTGEYNFFDKVFNNEMNVIAKEAIHQYSETAYKLALKAAFYDFNNALSFYRESSALSKMHVDLVLRYIELQALLLAVIAPHWSESVWVEILGKPTSIQQATFPEIPETDAALTAARKYISVTASNVNSAESLQLKKKAKGKETSFDPKKPKKLTIFMSEKFPQWQQAYIDLLKEMWNPETKSVDDKALNGKISKMGEMKKAMPFVQGLKRRLQMGEPASAVLERKLAFDEKAVLVDMIEGLKRSANLVEVKIIAVEEGGKKGTDLVTGAVEESLAPNAEGAVPGAPNFLFANVESS; encoded by the exons ATGTACAAGGCGGATCTCGAGG TATCCTCGCCAGCGACTATCTCGAAGGAGCACCAGCGACAACGCGATATCGAGCGTGACTCTCAGTTTCCGGCGCAAGAGTCACCGTCGAATCATATAATACGCATTGGTCCTGGAATTGGCCTTGCGTATTTGCCTTCCCCGACAATTCCTGACCGAATCGAACGAGAACCCGCAATCATGGCCAACGAGGCTGCCAAGGCCCTCGAGGCCCTTCAGGTTTCCAAGACCAAGGAGCTCAAGGGAACCGAGAAGCGTGACTTTTTGATCTCTCTTGAGAAGAAGTACCAGCGAAAGTGGTCCGAGGACAAGATCTTCGAGGTCGACGCTCCCTCCACCAAGGAGGTTCCCCTGCACTCCATTACCGCCGCCGAGCTGCGCGAGCAACAGCCCAAATG GATGGGATGCATGGCCTTTCCCTACATGAACGGTCGTCTTCACGCTGGTCACTTGTTCTCCGTGAGCAAGGTCGAATTCGCCGCCGGT GTCGCTCGTATGCAGGGGAAGCGTGCCCTGTTCCCTATGGGATGGCACGCGACCGGTATGCCCATCAAGGCCGTTGCCGATAAGCTCAAGAACGAGGTTGCCTGGTTCGGCCGCGATTTCGAGGGCtacaaggaggaggaggttgTCGTGGACGAGAAGCCTACTGATGCTAAGGAGGCCCGCGAAGACATTACCAAGTTCTCCACCAAGAAGAGCAAGGCCAATGCCAAGACTATCAAGGCCAAGTACCAG TTCCAAATCATGGAGGCCATGGGCATTCCGAGACAAGAGATTCACCTCTTTGCCGACGCATCGTACTGGCTGGACTTCTTCCCCCCTCTGGCTCAGGAGGATCTTACAAGCCTTGGCTTCAGAATCG ACTGGCGTAGATCATTCATCACCACCGAGGCTAACCCGTACTTTGATGCTTTCGTTCGCTGGCAGATGATCCGCCTCAAGGAGCTCAATAAGATCAAGTTCGGCAAGAGATACACCATCTACTCGATTAAGGATGGCCAGCCCTGCATGGATCACGACCGAGCTGAGGGCGAAGGAGTTGGCCCCCAGGAGTACACTGGCTTGAAGATGAAGGTCCTCGAGTGGGCCCCCAAGGCCGAGGAGGCCCTTAAGTCTCAACTTCCCGCCGATGCGAATGTCTTCCTCATTCCCGCCACCCTCCGTCCCGAGACGATGTACGGCCAGAACGCCGTTTTCGTGTCTCCCAAGATCACCTACGGTGTCTTCAAGGCTACCGAGAAGGACTACTATGTCATGACTGAGCGTGCCGCCCGCAACATGGCCTACCAAGGTCTCTTCCTCGCCGAGGGAGTTGTTGACGAGACTGCCAAGATTGACGGTTCCGCCCTTATCGGTACTCGCGTCAACGCCCCCTTCTCCGTCCACAAGGACGGCGTTCGCGTTCTTCCCATGGAGTCTATCCTGCCCACT AAAGGTACTGGTGTCGTCACATCCGTTCCCTCGGACAGTCCTGCCGATTGGGTCATGACCATGGATCTCCGCAAGAAGGCCGCCTACTACGGCATCGAGCAGGGGTGGGCTGAGCTTGAGATCATCTCCATCATCGACACTCCTTCCGGCGACATGATTGCCAAGACCTTGGTCGAGCAGTTGAAGATTGCCTCTCCCAAGGACACTGTTCAGCTTGACAAGGCTAAGGAGACGGCTTACTCTGAGGGTTTCTACAAGGGAACCATGAACATTGGCGAGTTCAAGGGCGAGTCTGTCGAGTCCGCCAAGCCGAAGGTCCGCCAATCACTCATTGACCAGGGGCTCGCGTTCGTCTACTCCGAGCCCGAGCGCAAGGTCGTCAGTCGTTCCGCAGATGACTGCATCGTCTCTCTGATGGACCAGTGGTACCTTGACTACGGTGAAGAGTCCTGGAAGAAGACCGCCCTTGACTGGGTTGAGAACACCGATGGCAAGGGCCTGAACACATTCAGCCCTGAGACCAAGAACGCTTTCCAGGGTGTCCTCAACTGGCTTAACCAGTGGGCTTGTGCCAGATCATATGGTCTTGGTTCCAAGCTGCCTTGGGACCCTCAGTTCCTCGTCGAGTCTCTCAGTGACAGCACCATCTACATGGCATACTACACCATTGCCCCCTACCTCCACAAGGACATCTTTGGCAGAGAGCAGGGTACTGGTGCCATTGCTCCCGAGCAGATGAAGGATGAGGTTTGGGACTACGTCTTCTGCCGCCGCGAGCTTGACGACAAGCTCCTCGCCGAGTGCAAGATTCCCAAGGAGACTCTTGAGAGCATGCGCCGCTCATTTGAGTACTTTTACCCTCTCGACCTTCGCAGCTCTGGAAAGGATCTGATTGGCAACCACTTGACCTTCTTCCTCTACATCCATCTCGCCATCTTCAGCCCCGAGTACTGGCCCAAGGGTATCCGTACCAACGGTCACCTGATGCTCAACGGCGAGAAGATGAGCAAGTCGACCGGTAACTTCATGACCCTGCAGGATGTTGCTCGCAAGTTTGGTGCCGACGCTGCCCGTATCGGTTTGGCCGATGCCGGTGACACCAACGGAGACAGCAACTTTGAGGAGGATGTCGCTAACCAGGCTATTCTCCGTCTCCACACTCTCAGAG AATGGTGCGACGATGTCGTCAAGAACAAGAGCGAGCTCCGTACGGGCGAGTACAACTTCTTCGACAAGGTATTCAACAACGAGATGAACGTTATTGCCAAGGAGGCCATCCACCAGTACTCCGAGACTGCCTACAAGCTGGCCCTGAAGGCGGCTTTCTACGA CTTCAACAACGCTCTTTCCTTCTACCGCGAGAGCAGTGCCTTGTCCAAGATGCACGTCGACTTGGTCCTGCGCTACATTGAGCTCCAGGCTCTTCTCCTCGCTGTCATCGCGCCCCATTGGTCCGAGTCAGTCTGGGTTGAGATCCTCGGCAAGCCTACATCTATCCAGCAGGCGACATTCCCCGAGATTCCGGAGACGGATGCGGCTCTTACGGCGGCGAGAAAGTACATTTCGGTGACGGCTTCCAACGTCAACTCTGCCGAGTCCCTGCAGCTCAAGAAGAAGGCTAAGGGCAAGGAGACGTCGTTTGACCCCAAGAAGCCCAAGAAGCTCACCATCTTTATGAGCGAAAAGTTCCCGCAGTGGCAGCAGGCCTACATTGACCTGTTGAAGGAGATGTGGAACCCTGAGACCAAGTCAGTGGATGACAAGGCGCTCAACGGTAAGATCTCCAAGATGGGCGAGATGAAGAAGGCTATGCCGTTCGTTCAGGGTCTCAAGAGACGTCTGCAGATGGGCGAGCCCGCGAGCGCTGTCCTCGAGCGCAAGCTAGCATTTGACGAGAAGGCCGTGCTCGTGGACATGATTGAGGGTCTCAAGCGTAGTGCCAACCTGGTCGAGGTGAAGATTATTGCAGTGGAGGAGGGTGGCAAGAAGGGCACTGATCTGGTGACCGGGGCTGTGGAGGAGAGCCTCGCGCCCAACGCCGAAGGCGCGGTACCGGGTGCACCCAACTTTTTGTTTGCCAATGTTGAATCGTCATGA